Below is a genomic region from Medicago truncatula cultivar Jemalong A17 chromosome 3, MtrunA17r5.0-ANR, whole genome shotgun sequence.
TACATCAGCATCAGCAGATCTTTTTTCTCCAGACTTGCTACATGGTGTTTTCTCACATTCTTTCTGGTCTAGCTCAGTTTTGTTTGAGTCACCACCTTCAATCATCTTAACCTGTTTGCTCAAAACATTAAGAGATTCATTGATGAGTTAATCGTCACTATGCAAAAAAGAAGGACCATGATAAAAAACACAGCATGGGTTAAGAGTGTATACATTTTCGGACAGAACAGCAGCCTGGGTTAATGCAACATCTTCACCgcaatcttcatcatcatcaatggtTATCTGCACTTGAACAATGCTATGAGAAATACAGGTTTACCAATAAAACACATTAAAAgggaaatttcttttttatagaaAGAAAGTATACCTTGAGATTATGACGCTTAGAAAACTGGCTTATTAGATCAGGATCATCTGTTGTCCTCTTCACACCATAATTACGCCAGCTATGTATTTAACGAGTTGAAGAAATAATTACTTACTACTTACCTAGGAACAGCATTCCTGCTCTGGTTACACCTTGGGCAAAACATTCTTCCAGCAATAATTTTGATCCTACCAGCACATTTAGTACATGCATCATAATACCAGCTATATTCTGCTTCAATATCAATTATAGAGGCAAGCACTATTACCACACATTGCTGCTCACAAACAATAAAACAGCCAATGAATTATACAGAGTAAACAATCAGAATTGTGTATTTATAGATGgtggaaattaaaataaataagcagATTGTGTATTATACATAAGACGACTCGATTAAGTCCTCGATAGTCATCATTCTTGACTGAAGCATATCTTCAGCTAATGGAACAATCATTGATCCGGTAATTTGACTTACACCCTGTGTAACCTCAACATCAGCACCATCAATCCTGATAATTCACAAATAAAGTATAAATGCACATACAATTTGCAGTGATGATtaaattgataaatattttacatCAACAATATTAGATCCTTACTTAGAAAGAAATTCTTTAACAACAGGATGATCATCATCCAAAATTAGTTTCGTTCCATAAAAAGCATTTGAAATACCCATTgtggtataatattttttaagctTGCATAAATGGATTACAACAATGACTGGAGAATTCGGATCATGGACGGTGAGATATGCATCCATCCTAATAGCGTAGGTGTCCCACAAAGAACAGTGGATCCTATTGCCCCTGAATGTTTGACATAtacatttgtttatatatttagGAGCGCATTTAATCTATGAAACAAAATTTAAGtgtgaaaatatatattagaaatGGACATAGATATATACACTTACTCAGGATCCTCCAAAGTTATGTCAAGTACCATGGATTTTTTTCCAAGAACTTCCTTCTCCTTCAAGGAATCTCTCTCCACCACACGTCCTATGACATCTGAACATAAGCATTAGAGCATTAGATAAACAGTCAAAGGTAAAGATacatacacttttttttatcatatgtaGGGAGGCCATATTTCCCTACCAACATGTCTATCTTCCTTGGTTGATTCAAGTATCTCCTTGAAAGGCACAAATTCAAAATGGTACGCAGGTATTGTGTTGCAATCAATCTTTGTGAATTTTGTTTGATCTATCATATTCAATTTCCACCTGTGGCCAGTGCATCTATACCTAATCTCATTGTGAGCAACCAACACATTCTGAATCTCATATGCTTCCCCATCTTGAACCAATGATCGTATCTTAGGAATGAGGGTTTTCTTGGCGGTTGCTTGAATCTTTCCAAGCTGCATGTTTCAACAAACAATAAGTTACATGcccaaattaatttttatacgAATTTCTATTGTAGATATAAATTTTTCATCATAGTTTACCTTTTCATCAATTAGAAGCAAATGAATGAAGTTGTCCTCAGTTGGCCTTGAAAAATCTGGAACCGTCCAAAGGTTGATAACACGCACATGAAGCTTGATGTTAATTTTTCCAGCAACAATTGAGGATACCGGAGTGATGATAGGAGCCATTGTTAAACAGTCTGTCAAACTTGAGATTAGAAACTGCTACTTTGTAATTGTAAAAGTAATACGTGTATGTCAAAGAAAGGAATGAATCctttatatatagaaaatgcAAGCACTGGAAACAACACACTACATTTAATGCGACCTTAAAACTTCTCATAGATTATCCCCATTCCACACAAAACAGTTAATGTAAAATAGGCACAGATACACAGgaaagaaatttttttgcaCGACATCCAAAATTATTGTTGTGGCTTATGATATCCTCAATGCTTTCCATAATAAATATTGTCTGCATTTACATTTTCATGATCACGTTTAAAACAATTTGTGTTGGAAACAGTTTGAATGAGTACTAACTCTGCCTGCTGAATAGAAAAGATTATTGTTGTGGCTTATGATATCCTCAATGCTTTCCATAATAAATATTGGCTGCATATACATTTTCATGATCACGTTTAAAACAATTTGTGTTGAAAACAGTTTGAATGAGCACTAACTCTGCCTACTGCATAGGAAAGATTAATttcgcaatttttttttttaaggaagaaaaaacaaaacaatatatatggTAATGGTAATCATTTaatttcttgaccaaaaaaaaaatcatttaatttcCACTGATAATTAGAACTGAAGAAGCATGCTCTTCCTATTTTTAAGGTCTAATTTGTTAtactttcaataaaataaaaatttaatatattgtttcCTATTTTTTTGGGCTACACAATTGATTGACCACGGCCATtcacaattttatatttttttaaggaagaaaaaacaaaacaatatatatggTAATCATATAATTTCCACGACTAATTAGAACTGAAGATGCATGATCTTCCTTTTTTGAAGGTCTAATTTGTTATGATTTCTACAAAATAACtatattaatatattgtttcctttttttttttggctacaCAATTAATTGACCACGGCCATTCAGGAAGCAAATCCAATCCTGCATATTTTGtataatttctttctttttttttttaactgaaagAATACTcttgcttatttttcttttttctattttccagatttggtcaattgatttacaacaaaaacaaaaaccgaTAAACAACATATCAACTATAAGGAGCAAATCTTAAATTGCCAAAACACAATGAAAACATAATCTCCATATGACATTAAATTAAAGCAGATGTTCAAGAACTACAATAAAGCCAAATCTCATGGCATAGTACAAAAAACTAATAACTGAACGAAAAGGGCTAGCAACCGTTAAGAAACACTAATGTTTtacaaaactcaaacaaaaacTGCCAAAGTTAACTGTATCTCCCAAGCACCGTCTTCACTGTAACACTAATGACGAATAaccttaaaatataatttctgGTTGCTCCCATCAGCAGGTGCACCAAGCTTAACAATGCAGCCTATACCAAGTCCGCGTGCATCCACCATCCGCTTCCATCCACCACCTATCTTAAAGTGTTTATAAGGCCTGGTACCGTAAACCACCGTGCACATCCATTTGTTCCCACACTCGTCCACCAAATTGATTGAAGTAGTACCCTTGCACAAAGTCAGCTTGCAAAACCCGAAAAAAGCAAGAAcctaaaaataatacaaataattttagttttcacAATATGACCATAGAGGCTATTTAACATCAGGCAAAAAGGAAGGTTAATGCACCCACCATCCAGCCAGAATCCAACTCAGTAGCAGACAACTTCTTCTCATATGAATATAGGAAGCTAATATCAGAATGCACATAAGCAGTTGGAACAGCATCCATCATTTGGAAAGGCAGCCATGAACGATCAATAACGAAGTTCATTGGTGGATTAAATATGGGACTTTGTATCTTGTCCCCAACCCTATCCTCCAAGCTTATCTCAAACCTGCCATTTCCAACAAATACCATTGTTACCCAAGCACCAAGTTTGATTTTGTAGAAATCACGCAGTGCACACCATCCCCTTGTAAGGTATATGCCACTGGTGTAGTTCATTTGAATTTGTTAGCCTCACCAGTCAGAGAAAGGTATAATACAATTAATTGTGGATGGGAagttcaataataattttaaaccaATGTCCTTTAATCAAGGTAGTCTAGGAGGGATAAAATGATCTAACGGCTGATGTGCTAATCTTCCTAACTAaaatgatctaacggtcacgATAAAAtggagccaaaaaagtagggttAGAggttgggaattagggtttgcATGTTTGCAAACATTAGAAACAACACAACAGTTAATGCGACCTTAAAACTTCTCATAGATTATCCCCATTCCACACAAAACAGTTAATGTAAAATAGGCACAGATACACAGGAAAGAAATTTTTTGCACGACATCCAAAATTATTGTTGTGGCTTATGATATCCTTAATGCTTTCCATAATAAATATTGTCTGCATTTACATTTTCATGATCACGTTTAAAACAATTTGTGTTGGAAACAGTTTGAATGAGTACTAACTCTGCCTGCTGAATAGAAAAGATTATTGTTGTGGCTTATGATATCCTCAATGCTTTCCATAATAAATATTGGCTGCATATACATTTTCATGATCacgtttaaaataatttgtgttGAAAACAGTTTGAATGAGCACTAACTCTGCCTACTGCATAGGAAAGAttaatttcacaatttttttttttaaggaagaaaaaacaaaacaatatatatggTAATGGTAATCATTTaatttcttgaccaaaaaaaaaatcatttaatttcCACTGATAATTAGAACTGGAGAAGCATGCTCTTCCTATTTTTAAGGTCTAATTTGTTAtactttcaataaaataaaaatttaatatattgtttcCTATTTTTTTGGGCTACACAATTGATTGACCACGGCCATtcacaattttatatttttttaaggaagaaaaaacaaaacaatatatatggTAATCATATAATTTCCACGACTAATTAGAACTGAAGATGCATGATCTTCCTTTTTTGAAGGTCTAATTTGTTATGATTTCTACAAAATAACtatattaatatattgtttccttttttttttttggctacaCAATTAATTGACCACGGCCATTCAGGAAGCAAATCCAATCCTGCATATTTTGtataatttctttcttttttttttttaactgaaagAATACTcttgcttatttttcttttttctattttccagatttggtcaattgatttacaacaaaaacaaaaacc
It encodes:
- the LOC120579550 gene encoding uncharacterized protein, whose product is MVFVGNGRFEISLEDRVGDKIQSPIFNPPMNFVIDRSWLPFQMMDAVPTAYVHSDISFLYSYEKKLSATELDSGWMVLAFFGFCKLTLCKGTTSINLVDECGNKWMCTVVYGTRPYKHFKIGGGWKRMVDARGLGIGCIVKLGAPADGSNQKLYFKVIRH